A stretch of the Chanos chanos chromosome 1, fChaCha1.1, whole genome shotgun sequence genome encodes the following:
- the sntg2 gene encoding gamma-2-syntrophin produces the protein MSVAGKHQPDLLERPASLLVPTWTKTGLALLYDENTSNTYDIRLKLTKEMLTIQKQDVVCISGVEPHLNHRTVVLRRQVTGGLGLSIKGGAEHKVPVVISKIFKDQVADQTGMLFIGDAVLQVNGINVENCTHEEVVHLLRNAGEEVTITVRYLREAPAFLKLPLGSPGPSSDQSSRASSPLFDSGLHLNGNSSNTAPSSPSSPSANEPKYEKRWLDAVFLPLSMARISRRKAGTDKLRSNSFEVFALDGTCTNILQFCTAAESTDWLQAISTNINDLTQESIKMTNKYSSPDDQIIHMGWVYEHLQGSDANLTHKYKFLALKGSSLYILKGPPVSAADWAHAEAVFNLCEVLFKVHKLWIAEDCWIQTKLYQGLQQEGELRDSEPFCFSVLVGHGQSHCFSVELGTELVLWEKAFQKAVFMEVQRVGSKTYMCSNQGKILCFTIDFASGFSCAESVSKKIIWRYKFSQLKGSSDDGKTRVKLLFKNSENKQIEMKELEFANLTAVLHCIHSFIAAKVASVDPVFVTNQSITRKYMYNS, from the exons ATGAGCGTAGCCGGCAAGCATCAACCTGATCTTTTAGAGCGACCAGCCAGCCTTTTAGTACCAACATGG ACAAAAACGGGGCTCGCCCTGCTGTATGACGAAAACACCAGTAACACTTATGATATTCGCCTGAAGTTAACAAAAGAGATGTTAACCATACAAAAACAAGACGTGGTCTGCATAAGTGGAGTTGAACCCCACTTAAAT CACAGAACTGTTGTACTCCGAAGACAAGTGACTGGAGGCCTCGGTCTTAGCATCAAA GGGGGAGCTGAACATAAAGTGCCTGTGGTCATTTCGAAGATTTTCAAAGATCAAGTAG CGGATCAAACAGGGATGCTGTTTATCGGTGATGCAGTGTTACAG GTGAATGGCATTAATGTGGAAAACTGCACACATGAAGAAGTG GTACATCTTTTGCGAAATGCCGGAGAGGAAGTTACCATCACTGTAAGGTACCTCAGGGAAGCACCCGCCTTTTTAAAGCTCCCATTAG GTTCACCAGGACCATCCAGTGATCAAAGTAGCAGAGCATCGTCCCCACTATTTGATAGTGGTTTACATTTAAATGGGAACTCCAGCAACACA GCCCCGTCCTCACCCTCCTCACCCTCGGCTAATGAACCAAAGTACGAGAAGCGCTGGCTGGATGCCGTTTTCCTCCCCCTGTCCATGGCCCGAATCTCTAGACGCAAAGCTGGAACCGATAAATTAAG GTCCAACAGTTTTGAAGTCTTTGCCTTAGATGGAACATGCACCAATATTCTGCAATTTTGCACTGCAGCAGAAAGCACAGATTGGCTTCAAGCAATATCAACCAACATTAATGATTTGACACAGGAGAGC ATCAAAATGACCAACAAATACTCTTCGCCTGATGATCAG ATCATCCACATGGGTTGGGTCTATGAGCACCTTCAGGGGAGTGATGCCAACcttacacacaaatacaagttCCTGGCATTGAAAGGATCCTCCCTGTACATCCTCAAAGGCCCTCCG GTCAGTGCGGCAGACTGGGCTCATGCTGAGGCAGTATTTAACCTCTGTGAGGTTCTCTTTAAGGTTCATAAG CTGTGGATAGCAGAGGACTGTTGGATCCAGACAAAGCTGTACCAGGGACTACAGCAGGAGGGCGAGTTGCGGGACAGCGAACCTTTCTGCTTCAGTGTGTTGGTGGGTCATGGACAGAGTCACTGCTTCAGTGTGGAGCTTGGGACTGAGCTGGTACTCTGGGAGAAGGCCTTCCAGAAGGCTGTCTTCATGGAGGTCCAGAGAGTAGGG TCAAAAACCTACATGTGCAGCAACCAAGGAAAAATACTGTGCTTCACGATTGATTTCGCATCTGGTTTTTCTTGTGCTGAAAGTGTTTCAAAG aaaatcaTTTGGAGATACAAGTTCTCACAACTGAAAGGCTCTTCTGATGATGGGAAGACAAGAGTGAAACTATTATTTAAAAActctgaaaataaacagattGAGATGAAg gAGCTGGAATTTGCCAACCTGACAGCTGTACTTCACTGTATTCACTCTTTCATTGCTGCCAAAGTAGCCTCCGTGGACCCTGTTTTTGTGACCAATCAAAGTATCACGCGAAAATACATGTACAATAGCTAG